The Deltaproteobacteria bacterium sequence TTCGCTTCCAGCGCGGCACGGATGCGGCCGTAGGCCGATGCGGCGTCGCGGTCGAAGTCCACGCACGCGACCTCGCGGAGGAAGACGTCGAGCCGCTCGTGGTTCCGCTGCTTGTGGACGCTCTTCTCGGCGCCGTAGCGGAGCTCGGCAACCGCTACCGAGCTGACGCGCAGGTCGTCGGGCGCAGCGGCCTGCAACCGCCGGGTAACGGCCGGGTAGCGGCCGCTCAGGTAATCGACGCACACGTTCGTGTCGAGCAGGTACTTCATGG is a genomic window containing:
- a CDS encoding type II toxin-antitoxin system VapC family toxin; translated protein: MKYLLDTNVCVDYLSGRYPAVTRRLQAAAPDDLRVSSVAVAELRYGAEKSVHKQRNHERLDVFLREVACVDFDRDAASAYGRIRAALEAKGAVVGPYDLQIAGHAVSLGLVLVTGNVREFRRAKRLKVENWRRG